One window from the genome of Myxococcales bacterium encodes:
- the rlmD gene encoding 23S rRNA (uracil(1939)-C(5))-methyltransferase RlmD encodes MLPGERAEVAIEHRSPHNGTAWARVIAPQGEPSDDRVTPRCPAFGACGGCVWQHLAYDEQLVWKRRRVAQALGVPMNQVAAVRPSPAQWGYRNKAKYVVAGDAQRLVLGAYAPRTHDVIDTAGCAVVAPVLDEVAAWVRGAATVLGLAPYREASGDGEFRYVVVRANALGDVLVTLVVTSQVRDEALRAVATSIAKHPAVRGVVALFNDRRNASIAPPEARELVLAGERSLRDHVAGVEVEVGASEFFQVNRAQADAMYGYVATALGKMAKAAPAAGAAYDVVDLYAGLGGFSFAAARVGLRVYAVEVHPGAVAALAAAAAANELPIVAQAANVDDAMADVPRDAGAVIVNPPRKGLTPALVAWLLASQTRHIVYISCGPESLGRDVAALAAAFETTSVQPFDLMPGTSQVETIVCLRRR; translated from the coding sequence ATGCTTCCCGGTGAGCGCGCCGAGGTCGCAATTGAGCATCGCAGCCCGCATAATGGCACCGCGTGGGCACGCGTAATCGCGCCGCAGGGCGAGCCCAGCGACGACCGCGTGACGCCGCGATGCCCGGCGTTTGGTGCTTGCGGCGGCTGCGTGTGGCAACACCTAGCCTACGACGAGCAGCTGGTGTGGAAGCGGCGGCGGGTGGCGCAGGCGCTCGGCGTGCCGATGAATCAGGTCGCGGCGGTCAGGCCCTCGCCCGCGCAATGGGGTTATCGAAACAAAGCGAAGTATGTGGTGGCGGGCGACGCGCAGCGTTTAGTGCTTGGCGCGTATGCGCCGCGAACCCACGATGTAATCGACACCGCGGGCTGCGCGGTGGTAGCGCCGGTGCTCGACGAGGTCGCGGCGTGGGTGCGCGGCGCGGCGACGGTCCTGGGCCTGGCGCCTTATCGCGAGGCGAGCGGCGACGGCGAGTTTCGCTATGTCGTGGTGCGCGCCAATGCCTTGGGCGATGTGCTCGTAACGTTGGTCGTGACGTCGCAGGTGCGCGACGAGGCGCTGCGCGCGGTGGCGACGTCGATCGCCAAGCATCCCGCCGTACGCGGCGTCGTCGCGCTGTTTAACGATCGGAGGAATGCGAGCATTGCGCCGCCCGAGGCGCGCGAGTTGGTGCTCGCCGGTGAGCGCAGCCTGCGCGATCACGTCGCCGGGGTTGAGGTCGAGGTCGGCGCCAGCGAATTTTTTCAGGTCAACCGCGCGCAGGCCGATGCGATGTATGGCTACGTCGCGACGGCGCTGGGGAAAATGGCGAAGGCGGCGCCCGCCGCTGGCGCGGCCTACGACGTCGTCGATTTATACGCCGGGCTTGGCGGCTTTTCGTTTGCCGCCGCGCGCGTGGGGTTGCGCGTCTACGCGGTTGAGGTCCATCCCGGCGCCGTGGCGGCGCTGGCGGCGGCGGCAGCGGCAAACGAGCTACCAATCGTTGCACAGGCGGCGAATGTCGACGACGCGATGGCGGACGTGCCGCGCGATGCCGGCGCGGTGATCGTGAACCCGCCGCGCAAGGGCCTGACGCCGGCGCTGGTGGCGTGGCTGCTCGCCTCGCAAACGCGCCACATCGTCTACATTAGCTGCGGGCCCGAATCGCTGGGCCGCGACGTCGCGGCGCTGGCGGCCGCGTTTGAGACCACATCGGTGCAGCCCTTTGATCTCATGCCCGGCACCTCGCAAGTCGAAACCATCGTCTGCCTGCGGCGGCGCTAG
- the arfB gene encoding aminoacyl-tRNA hydrolase, producing the protein MAAGDLVVNERITIPASELEIRAARSGGPGGQHVNKTSSKVIVRWSLRYSEAVTTVDRYWLRDKLGSKLTVEGDLLVACEEHRDQSRNKADALAKLAAMLRTALVRPKPRKATKPTRGSNERRLTAKKSRADIKSGRQGRGNDD; encoded by the coding sequence ATGGCCGCCGGTGATCTCGTCGTCAACGAACGCATCACCATTCCGGCGAGCGAGCTCGAGATTCGCGCCGCGCGCTCGGGTGGGCCAGGTGGTCAGCACGTCAACAAAACGTCGAGCAAGGTGATCGTGCGCTGGAGCCTGCGCTACTCGGAGGCGGTCACCACGGTCGATCGCTATTGGCTGCGCGACAAGCTCGGCTCCAAGCTCACGGTGGAGGGCGACCTGCTGGTTGCCTGCGAAGAGCACCGCGACCAGTCGCGCAATAAAGCCGATGCCTTGGCCAAGCTCGCCGCCATGCTGCGCACGGCCCTGGTACGCCCCAAGCCGCGCAAGGCGACCAAGCCGACCCGCGGCTCCAATGAGCGAAGGCTCACCGCAAAGAAATCCCGCGCCGACATCAAAAGCGGCCGCCAGGGCCGCGGCAACGACGACTAG
- a CDS encoding transposase: MKRSRFSEVQFADILKEAAGGVPVADVLRQHNISTATYYAWRANTAAWKPPNLSASGDTKL; encoded by the coding sequence ATGAAGCGGAGTCGATTTAGCGAAGTGCAATTCGCGGATATTCTGAAAGAGGCGGCTGGCGGCGTGCCCGTGGCGGACGTGCTGCGGCAGCACAATATCTCGACCGCAACGTATTACGCGTGGCGTGCGAATACGGCGGCTTGGAAACCTCCGAACTTAAGCGCCTCAGGGGATACGAAATTATAG
- a CDS encoding YcaO-like family protein, producing the protein MIKPSDTLRMISGIDVVANEQGACLVYDGRGITSIGAIDADSLRSIIDAVKLGGTVTAIVGRLTEEFDPDELIEALDALVGTVFELANAGDAPAHRVAEPAAGNVVVIGNAALGHGIADYLTAKGTTAAFVDVGTIALAEVEAHDQLQLVYTDNQASAIATTARTTAAQLASIVAGRTLVIACLENTTNAALLMVNQACLAAGVPVLFIQPKRSDVVVGPFVLPWRTPCLGCAILSSDFRFDPQQGIGVMALMSLASPHTAEAATISAVASVVQMQLQSFFSGASPSTSSELHRISNSGPLTSTKFSPSTYCPACFGMNRGGLGSAQDAKSPPTLLGFSDHAGIEVGGGVRTVGLAEAEQRAHAAFAALGVNVKYVHDSPPARLVASHPLLRDLHFIRLDGQPRFAADARVLRRQASSRAIGKGLTRQHAWCSAAYEWFEDLYCFYNGGTKVIRASYQDVKAHAIDMEFFAEGLLPHFDGHHQERFNSLAPIDWVWGRDLVSNRAILLPAANIYLTTDFQVAGGRLALPKRGSSGIAAGCSLEDAVLEGLMEVVEHDAWFSALATSIACPSLDLTTVTDADSLKLIEVLRASGYDLVVRNLTSDLGIAVLEAHLTSRNDFTQYHAGGRGCHLDPVIALRRALTEAFQCLCGYASGTGTDMFTGRGSLINSYVERSLMSNRISGTCRWQDVPDCQPASRRVAEYVAVCVNKLKAAIPRANICYYQFPSPSEHGIFVTNAFVSGVFDQIGQPAHLPERLLNYRRCMGQAGARFEPHELFLKEMPLY; encoded by the coding sequence ATGATTAAACCAAGCGATACGTTACGCATGATTTCTGGCATCGATGTCGTCGCCAACGAACAAGGTGCGTGCCTGGTCTACGACGGCCGCGGCATTACGAGCATCGGTGCCATAGATGCTGACTCCTTGCGAAGCATTATTGATGCGGTAAAACTTGGAGGCACCGTCACGGCGATAGTCGGTCGCCTTACCGAAGAGTTTGATCCGGACGAACTCATCGAAGCGCTCGACGCGTTAGTGGGGACAGTGTTTGAGCTGGCAAATGCAGGCGACGCGCCCGCCCATCGAGTTGCCGAGCCTGCCGCCGGCAACGTCGTGGTAATCGGCAATGCCGCGCTTGGACACGGCATCGCGGACTATTTGACCGCAAAGGGCACGACGGCGGCGTTTGTCGATGTCGGCACCATTGCCCTCGCCGAGGTGGAGGCCCACGATCAACTTCAACTCGTTTACACGGACAACCAAGCGTCAGCGATTGCCACGACAGCTCGAACCACCGCCGCACAGCTCGCCTCCATCGTCGCGGGCCGAACGCTTGTCATCGCGTGCTTAGAAAATACAACCAATGCGGCGCTGCTAATGGTGAATCAAGCATGTCTGGCCGCTGGCGTACCGGTGCTGTTTATTCAGCCTAAGCGCAGCGACGTGGTGGTTGGCCCGTTTGTCCTGCCGTGGCGAACACCCTGTCTGGGTTGCGCCATTTTAAGCAGCGACTTTCGCTTTGATCCGCAGCAGGGCATTGGCGTCATGGCGCTGATGTCGCTTGCCAGCCCTCACACAGCGGAAGCCGCGACGATTTCAGCGGTAGCATCTGTGGTGCAAATGCAATTGCAGAGCTTTTTTTCCGGGGCATCGCCATCCACCAGCAGCGAACTGCATCGCATCTCAAATTCCGGCCCGCTTACCTCGACCAAGTTTTCGCCTTCTACGTATTGTCCTGCCTGCTTCGGCATGAATCGCGGTGGGTTGGGTTCCGCACAAGACGCGAAATCGCCTCCGACATTGTTGGGGTTTAGTGACCACGCCGGCATCGAGGTCGGAGGCGGCGTTAGAACCGTCGGGCTCGCCGAGGCAGAACAGCGCGCCCACGCCGCATTTGCTGCGTTAGGCGTAAATGTTAAGTATGTTCATGATTCCCCACCAGCCCGCCTGGTCGCCTCGCATCCGCTGCTTCGCGACCTACATTTTATTCGCCTAGACGGTCAACCGCGCTTTGCCGCCGATGCGCGCGTGTTGCGTCGTCAGGCCAGCAGCCGCGCCATCGGCAAGGGCTTAACGCGTCAGCACGCTTGGTGCTCGGCCGCCTACGAGTGGTTCGAAGACCTGTATTGCTTTTACAACGGCGGCACCAAGGTGATTCGCGCCTCGTACCAAGACGTAAAAGCCCACGCCATCGACATGGAGTTTTTCGCGGAAGGGTTGTTGCCGCACTTCGACGGCCATCATCAAGAACGCTTTAACAGCCTAGCGCCCATTGATTGGGTGTGGGGGCGCGACTTGGTCAGCAACCGCGCCATTTTGTTGCCGGCTGCCAACATCTACCTGACCACGGATTTTCAAGTTGCCGGCGGCCGCCTCGCCTTGCCCAAGCGAGGATCATCGGGGATTGCCGCCGGGTGCAGCTTAGAAGACGCGGTACTCGAAGGCCTGATGGAGGTCGTTGAGCACGACGCGTGGTTTTCCGCGCTGGCGACCAGCATAGCGTGCCCATCGCTCGATCTAACCACGGTAACCGACGCCGACTCGCTGAAACTGATCGAGGTGCTCAGAGCTTCGGGGTACGACCTGGTCGTGCGCAACCTCACCAGCGACCTCGGGATTGCCGTGCTGGAAGCGCACCTCACGTCGCGAAATGACTTTACGCAGTATCACGCGGGCGGCCGTGGCTGTCATTTGGATCCGGTCATTGCGTTGCGTCGTGCGCTCACCGAGGCCTTTCAATGCCTTTGTGGATACGCGAGCGGGACGGGAACAGACATGTTCACCGGCCGTGGCAGCCTCATCAATAGCTACGTCGAACGCAGCTTGATGTCTAATCGCATTAGCGGCACATGCCGTTGGCAAGACGTACCCGATTGTCAGCCGGCGTCGCGCCGCGTGGCGGAATACGTCGCGGTTTGTGTCAACAAACTTAAAGCTGCCATTCCACGAGCTAATATTTGCTATTACCAATTCCCCAGCCCGAGCGAGCACGGCATTTTCGTGACCAACGCCTTTGTCTCGGGCGTGTTTGACCAAATTGGCCAACCCGCGCATCTACCCGAGCGCCTGCTCAACTACCGGCGATGCATGGGGCAAGCCGGCGCGCGGTTTGAGCCGCACGAGCTGTTCTTGAAAGAGATGCCGCTCTATTAG
- a CDS encoding SagB family peptide dehydrogenase, with protein MPDKLQLNPNTVVRWSGERLVISCLLNGDVLAVDDPSICEILHAFAVARPRAGLDMEGMSPDEVLEVVDHLYEMQILRSVDATSSPWELHDALFHSTSRNGMRKLNDASATLAIAPPIGGATIVLPQPIDGLSMALGDALASRQCVRDYRGTEIALSQLSALFYYAMRNTREIVDQSGAVSKVQRPYPSGGAAHSLEVYAAVTHAAIETVPTGLYHYCPKRHVLEQTSSPEADVHAVLKRAQGAMGAAAPPPIVLVITSRFARVAEGYRGGAYSLVAKEVGCLMQTVQLTATALGLGSCPLGVGVPLPTADLELEPTVGEIAIGLPK; from the coding sequence GTGCCCGACAAGCTACAACTAAATCCCAATACGGTCGTGCGTTGGTCGGGCGAACGGCTGGTCATATCGTGCCTATTAAATGGTGACGTGCTCGCCGTTGACGATCCAAGTATTTGTGAAATTTTGCATGCCTTTGCCGTCGCGCGACCGCGAGCTGGCCTCGACATGGAAGGGATGAGCCCAGACGAAGTTCTCGAAGTCGTCGACCACTTGTATGAAATGCAAATTCTTCGCTCGGTTGATGCAACGTCATCGCCGTGGGAACTCCACGACGCCTTGTTTCATAGTACGAGTCGCAACGGCATGCGCAAGTTAAACGACGCGTCGGCCACGCTCGCGATCGCACCGCCCATCGGCGGCGCAACCATAGTACTTCCGCAGCCAATTGACGGCCTTTCGATGGCGCTGGGAGACGCGCTTGCGTCGAGGCAATGCGTCCGCGACTATCGCGGCACGGAAATAGCGCTGTCACAGCTTTCCGCGCTGTTTTACTACGCAATGCGCAATACGCGTGAAATTGTCGATCAAAGCGGCGCCGTGTCTAAGGTGCAGCGACCATACCCGTCTGGTGGCGCCGCGCACTCGTTGGAGGTGTACGCGGCGGTCACCCACGCGGCCATTGAGACGGTTCCAACAGGGCTCTATCACTATTGCCCGAAACGGCATGTGCTTGAACAAACGTCGTCTCCAGAAGCCGACGTACATGCGGTCCTGAAGCGCGCCCAAGGCGCAATGGGCGCCGCTGCTCCACCGCCCATTGTGCTCGTCATTACCAGTCGGTTTGCCCGCGTCGCCGAAGGCTATCGCGGCGGCGCCTATTCGCTGGTCGCCAAAGAAGTCGGCTGCTTGATGCAAACCGTGCAATTGACCGCAACCGCGCTGGGTCTTGGCAGTTGTCCGCTAGGCGTCGGGGTGCCCTTGCCAACGGCAGATCTTGAGCTTGAACCAACGGTTGGCGAAATAGCCATTGGACTTCCGAAATGA